One window of the Dreissena polymorpha isolate Duluth1 chromosome 5, UMN_Dpol_1.0, whole genome shotgun sequence genome contains the following:
- the LOC127831756 gene encoding uncharacterized protein LOC127831756 isoform X2, translated as MSERDLEQFESGFIDVLRDERVRIQKKVFTKWANDVLKKAVSELKINDLFEDLADGKILIKLLEILSGQTIGTPNRSILRVEKAENINICIRFLRTKVHLENIGAEDIMDGNNRLILGLIWTTIRLFTFQNIKTETEGADKIIDTKSVANALLLWCQRKTAGYPNVQVTNFTNSWSNGLAFNALIHAHRPDLVDFKKLVAADHIGNLNNAFNVAGNELGIRNILDAEDVDTEGPDEKSIMTYVASYYHYFVRMKNKMVKDTNNTECQERAVHRTGKGIIHTSATQHEKAGNALVSTTPTNVEKRNMGQKPPAPPSTFKLNSLKAPQAVTNQHKPALENIDKQVLHAVDNHAIQVSKSEHSNVRELIWDLIYSKNIINELERVRVIFRWLATKNLKDMSFTDVQPGTPEEVLMGLKTRKTKYAKVFDTMCTNAELHSEIIRGYAKGVGYLPGQTFTPEKPDHAWNAVNIFGTWCLFDADWGARAVIEKQDTDENLQYTLEEFYFLTEPAHFIYSHFPVDPKWQLLERSFENGNKEYNGVKLNRYVMHENIECVASFRLRLPQNGSYFLNIYCKENSPANKDNVYEEVCEYKIVQEELAGKKPEPFPCSDRQWGPGFDFLRYGLETKQQELTVFTRDGKVELQFTVPKIIRFHAELKNNRSSGSELGGYCMYRIVENTAFVNITAPARGEYCLEIYANDPSTEGTSLVHVAQYMIECNEDVKAEPLPKLPGGYLGEKPKFIQLGLTTLSHQNPVIDLEKNSVEIRLTLAKDISLIAELIHAASNEVYSNCVFTQTQGSVVRIAVVMPNTGFYKLQLYCKPVADTSNQFAGVYNYLINCKKITQPVHPFPTQYEQWEEGCLLETPMYLHRDYGNEVLFRVAVPKATAVAVIAGDKWTHLQASQTGIWEGKVKLGSFYDKETEVTVNAKYSGGSKRYSTLLKYNN; from the exons GCTGTCAGCGAGCTAAAAATTAACGATTTATTTGAGGATCTAGCTGATGGGAAAATTCTTATAAAGCTGTTGGAAATTCTCTCGGGCCAGACTATCGGCACTCCAAATCGAAGCATCCTGCGCGTAGAGAAGGCCGAAAACATCAACATATGCATCCGTTTCCTTAGGACTAAG GTTCACCTTGAAAACATCGGAGCGGAGGACATCATGGATGGCAACAATCGACTCATCCTTGGTCTCATCTGGACGACCATCCGTCTCTTTACGTTCCAGAATATAAAAACAGAAACG GAAGGTGCTGATAAGATCATTGACACAAAATCTGTCGCAAACGCTCTGCTGCTCTGGTGTCAGAGGAAAACAGCTGG GTATCCAAATGTGCAAGTAACCAATTTTACTAATAGCTGGAGTAACGGGCTCGCGTTCAACGCTCTGATACATGCACACAG GCCAGACTTAGTCGATTTTAAGAAGTTGGTTGCTGCAGACCACATTGGTAACCTTAACAATGCGTTCAATGTCGCTGGTAACGAGCTTGGCATTCGGAATATCCTCGATGCTGAAG ATGTGGACACGGAAGGACCAGACGAAAAATCCATTATGACATATGTAGCCTCATACTATCACTACTTTGTCAGGATGAAGAATAAAATGGTTAAGGACACGAACAATACCGAG TGTCAGGAACGGGCCGTACATCGAACGGGCAAGGGGATAATACACACGTCGGCCACACAGCATGAAAAGGCAGGTAACGCCCTGGTCAGCACCACGCCGACTAATGTGGAAAAAAG AAATATGGGTCAGAAGCCCCCGGCCCCTCCTTCGACCTTCAAGCTGAATTCTCTAAAGGCACCTCAGGCTGTCACCAATCAGCACAAGCCAGCACTGGAAAACATAGACAAACAGGTGCTCCACGCGGTGGACAACCACGCTATACAG GTATCCAAGAGTGAGCACAGCAACGTACGTGAGCTGATTTGGGACCTGATATATTCCAAGAACATCATCAACGAGCTTGAGAGAGTAAG AGTTATCTTCCGCTGGTTAGCTACAAAGAACCTGAAGGATATGTCGTTTACTGACGTACAGCCCGGTACTCCTGAGGAGGTGCTCATGGGATTGAAGACACGAAAGACCAAATACGCTAAGGTGTTCGATACCATGTGCAC AAATGCAGAACTGCACTCAGAAATAATCAGAGGTTACGCGAAGGGTGTCGGCTACCTTCCTGGTCAAACTTTCACGCCCGAAAAGCCCGACCACGCGTGGAACGCTGTGAATATTTTCGGTACATGGTGCCTCTTCGACGCAGACTGGGGAGCACGCGCTGTCATCGAAAAGCAGGACACGGATGAAAATTTACAATATACACTCGAAGAATTTTACTTTCTTACGGAGCCCGCACACTTTATATACTCCCATTTCCCGGTCGATCCGAAATGGCAGCTTCTGGAAAGATCA TTTGAGAACGGTAACAAGGAGTACAACGGTGTCAAGCTAAACCGCTATGTCATGCATGAGAATATCGAGTGTGTGGCTTCGTTCAGACTCCGCCTTCCCCAGAATGGCTCGTACTTTCTTAACATCTACTGCAAAGAGAACTCACCAGCCAACAAGGACAACGTTTACGAGGAA GTGTGCGAGTACAAGATAGTTCAGGAGGAGTTGGCGGGCAAAAAACCTGAGCCGTTCCCATGTTCCGACCGCCAGTGGGGCCCTGGGTTTGATTTCCTCAG GTATGGTCTGGAAACAAAACAGCAGGAGTTGACAGTTTTTACAAGGGATGGGAAGGTCGAGCTTCAGTTCACAGTCCCGAAGATCATAAGGTTCCACGCAGAGCTGAAAAACAATCGCAGCTCGGGCTCTGAGCTCGGAGGCTACTGTATGTACAGGATAGTAGAGAACACCGCTTTCGTCAATATTACCGCACCGGCACGCGGCGAATACTGCCTCGAGATATACGCGAACGATCCATCGACGGAAGGCACTAGCCTAGTCCACGTAGCACAGTATATGATCGAATGCAACGAAGACGTGAAAGCCGAACCTTTGCCAAAACTTCCAGGCGGCTATCTGGGCGAGAAGCCGAAATTTATCCAATTAGGCCTTACAACATTGAGCCATCAGAATCCAGTCATCGACCTCGAGAAAAACTCAGTTGAGATCCGATTAACCTTGGCCAAGGATATAAGTTTAATCGCGGAACTTATCCATGCCGCTTCCAATGAGGTGTACTCAAATTGTGTCTTTACTCAGACGCAAGGCTCGGTTGTTAGGATCGCGGTCGTGATGCCCAACACGGGCTTCTACAAGCTACAGCTCTATTGCAAACCCGTCGCCGATACGAGCAATCAGTTTGCTGGCGTGTACAATTACTTAATCAATTGCAAGAAGATTACCCAGCCGGTACACCCTTTCCCCACGCAGTACGAACAGTGGGAGGAAGGCTGCCTCCTGGAGACGCCAATGTACCTGCATCGAGATTACGGCAACGAAGTTCTGTTCAGGGTTGCCGTTCCAAAGGCGACGGCGGTCGCGGTTATCGCTGGTGACAAGTGGACGCACTTGCAGGCCTCGCAAACAGGCATCTGGGAGGGCAAGGTCAAACTCGGATCATTTTACGACAAAGAGACAGAGGTCACCGTAAATGCAAAATACAGTGGTGGTTCTAAACGTTACAGCACGTtgctaaaatataacaattaa
- the LOC127831756 gene encoding uncharacterized protein LOC127831756 isoform X1, whose amino-acid sequence MSERDLEQFESGFIDVLRDERVRIQKKVFTKWANDVLKKAVSELKINDLFEDLADGKILIKLLEILSGQTIGTPNRSILRVEKAENINICIRFLRTKVHLENIGAEDIMDGNNRLILGLIWTTIRLFTFQNIKTETEGADKIIDTKSVANALLLWCQRKTAGYPNVQVTNFTNSWSNGLAFNALIHAHRPDLVDFKKLVAADHIGNLNNAFNVAGNELGIRNILDAEDVDTEGPDEKSIMTYVASYYHYFVRMKNKMVKDTNNTECQERAVHRTGKGIIHTSATQHEKAGNALVSTTPTNVEKRNMGQKPPAPPSTFKLNSLKAPQAVTNQHKPALENIDKQVLHAVDNHAIQVSKSEHSNVRELIWDLIYSKNIINELERVRVIFRWLATKNLKDMSFTDVQPGTPEEVLMGLKTRKTKYAKVFDTMCTNAELHSEIIRGYAKGVGYLPGQTFTPEKPDHAWNAVNIFGTWCLFDADWGARAVIEKQDTDENLQYTLEEFYFLTEPAHFIYSHFPVDPKWQLLERSITLEQFENMPCMRTPLFKYGLELVSHRTAVVHGHGEINIQLRYPENKPCVAFSFNMQFENGNKEYNGVKLNRYVMHENIECVASFRLRLPQNGSYFLNIYCKENSPANKDNVYEEVCEYKIVQEELAGKKPEPFPCSDRQWGPGFDFLRYGLETKQQELTVFTRDGKVELQFTVPKIIRFHAELKNNRSSGSELGGYCMYRIVENTAFVNITAPARGEYCLEIYANDPSTEGTSLVHVAQYMIECNEDVKAEPLPKLPGGYLGEKPKFIQLGLTTLSHQNPVIDLEKNSVEIRLTLAKDISLIAELIHAASNEVYSNCVFTQTQGSVVRIAVVMPNTGFYKLQLYCKPVADTSNQFAGVYNYLINCKKITQPVHPFPTQYEQWEEGCLLETPMYLHRDYGNEVLFRVAVPKATAVAVIAGDKWTHLQASQTGIWEGKVKLGSFYDKETEVTVNAKYSGGSKRYSTLLKYNN is encoded by the exons GCTGTCAGCGAGCTAAAAATTAACGATTTATTTGAGGATCTAGCTGATGGGAAAATTCTTATAAAGCTGTTGGAAATTCTCTCGGGCCAGACTATCGGCACTCCAAATCGAAGCATCCTGCGCGTAGAGAAGGCCGAAAACATCAACATATGCATCCGTTTCCTTAGGACTAAG GTTCACCTTGAAAACATCGGAGCGGAGGACATCATGGATGGCAACAATCGACTCATCCTTGGTCTCATCTGGACGACCATCCGTCTCTTTACGTTCCAGAATATAAAAACAGAAACG GAAGGTGCTGATAAGATCATTGACACAAAATCTGTCGCAAACGCTCTGCTGCTCTGGTGTCAGAGGAAAACAGCTGG GTATCCAAATGTGCAAGTAACCAATTTTACTAATAGCTGGAGTAACGGGCTCGCGTTCAACGCTCTGATACATGCACACAG GCCAGACTTAGTCGATTTTAAGAAGTTGGTTGCTGCAGACCACATTGGTAACCTTAACAATGCGTTCAATGTCGCTGGTAACGAGCTTGGCATTCGGAATATCCTCGATGCTGAAG ATGTGGACACGGAAGGACCAGACGAAAAATCCATTATGACATATGTAGCCTCATACTATCACTACTTTGTCAGGATGAAGAATAAAATGGTTAAGGACACGAACAATACCGAG TGTCAGGAACGGGCCGTACATCGAACGGGCAAGGGGATAATACACACGTCGGCCACACAGCATGAAAAGGCAGGTAACGCCCTGGTCAGCACCACGCCGACTAATGTGGAAAAAAG AAATATGGGTCAGAAGCCCCCGGCCCCTCCTTCGACCTTCAAGCTGAATTCTCTAAAGGCACCTCAGGCTGTCACCAATCAGCACAAGCCAGCACTGGAAAACATAGACAAACAGGTGCTCCACGCGGTGGACAACCACGCTATACAG GTATCCAAGAGTGAGCACAGCAACGTACGTGAGCTGATTTGGGACCTGATATATTCCAAGAACATCATCAACGAGCTTGAGAGAGTAAG AGTTATCTTCCGCTGGTTAGCTACAAAGAACCTGAAGGATATGTCGTTTACTGACGTACAGCCCGGTACTCCTGAGGAGGTGCTCATGGGATTGAAGACACGAAAGACCAAATACGCTAAGGTGTTCGATACCATGTGCAC AAATGCAGAACTGCACTCAGAAATAATCAGAGGTTACGCGAAGGGTGTCGGCTACCTTCCTGGTCAAACTTTCACGCCCGAAAAGCCCGACCACGCGTGGAACGCTGTGAATATTTTCGGTACATGGTGCCTCTTCGACGCAGACTGGGGAGCACGCGCTGTCATCGAAAAGCAGGACACGGATGAAAATTTACAATATACACTCGAAGAATTTTACTTTCTTACGGAGCCCGCACACTTTATATACTCCCATTTCCCGGTCGATCCGAAATGGCAGCTTCTGGAAAGATCA ATAACTCTTGAGCAATTTGAGAACATGCCATGTATGAGAACTCCGTTGTTCAAATATGGGCTAGAGCTCGTCAGTCACCGTACGGCGGTCGTGCATGGTCACGGAGAGATCAATATTCAACTGCGTTATCCCGAAAACAAACCATGTGTTGCCTTCAGCTTCAATATGCAG TTTGAGAACGGTAACAAGGAGTACAACGGTGTCAAGCTAAACCGCTATGTCATGCATGAGAATATCGAGTGTGTGGCTTCGTTCAGACTCCGCCTTCCCCAGAATGGCTCGTACTTTCTTAACATCTACTGCAAAGAGAACTCACCAGCCAACAAGGACAACGTTTACGAGGAA GTGTGCGAGTACAAGATAGTTCAGGAGGAGTTGGCGGGCAAAAAACCTGAGCCGTTCCCATGTTCCGACCGCCAGTGGGGCCCTGGGTTTGATTTCCTCAG GTATGGTCTGGAAACAAAACAGCAGGAGTTGACAGTTTTTACAAGGGATGGGAAGGTCGAGCTTCAGTTCACAGTCCCGAAGATCATAAGGTTCCACGCAGAGCTGAAAAACAATCGCAGCTCGGGCTCTGAGCTCGGAGGCTACTGTATGTACAGGATAGTAGAGAACACCGCTTTCGTCAATATTACCGCACCGGCACGCGGCGAATACTGCCTCGAGATATACGCGAACGATCCATCGACGGAAGGCACTAGCCTAGTCCACGTAGCACAGTATATGATCGAATGCAACGAAGACGTGAAAGCCGAACCTTTGCCAAAACTTCCAGGCGGCTATCTGGGCGAGAAGCCGAAATTTATCCAATTAGGCCTTACAACATTGAGCCATCAGAATCCAGTCATCGACCTCGAGAAAAACTCAGTTGAGATCCGATTAACCTTGGCCAAGGATATAAGTTTAATCGCGGAACTTATCCATGCCGCTTCCAATGAGGTGTACTCAAATTGTGTCTTTACTCAGACGCAAGGCTCGGTTGTTAGGATCGCGGTCGTGATGCCCAACACGGGCTTCTACAAGCTACAGCTCTATTGCAAACCCGTCGCCGATACGAGCAATCAGTTTGCTGGCGTGTACAATTACTTAATCAATTGCAAGAAGATTACCCAGCCGGTACACCCTTTCCCCACGCAGTACGAACAGTGGGAGGAAGGCTGCCTCCTGGAGACGCCAATGTACCTGCATCGAGATTACGGCAACGAAGTTCTGTTCAGGGTTGCCGTTCCAAAGGCGACGGCGGTCGCGGTTATCGCTGGTGACAAGTGGACGCACTTGCAGGCCTCGCAAACAGGCATCTGGGAGGGCAAGGTCAAACTCGGATCATTTTACGACAAAGAGACAGAGGTCACCGTAAATGCAAAATACAGTGGTGGTTCTAAACGTTACAGCACGTtgctaaaatataacaattaa
- the LOC127831756 gene encoding lim and transglutaminase domain protein ltd-1-like isoform X3, producing MDGNNRLILGLIWTTIRLFTFQNIKTETEGADKIIDTKSVANALLLWCQRKTAGYPNVQVTNFTNSWSNGLAFNALIHAHRPDLVDFKKLVAADHIGNLNNAFNVAGNELGIRNILDAEDVDTEGPDEKSIMTYVASYYHYFVRMKNKMVKDTNNTECQERAVHRTGKGIIHTSATQHEKAGNALVSTTPTNVEKRNMGQKPPAPPSTFKLNSLKAPQAVTNQHKPALENIDKQVLHAVDNHAIQVSKSEHSNVRELIWDLIYSKNIINELERVRVIFRWLATKNLKDMSFTDVQPGTPEEVLMGLKTRKTKYAKVFDTMCTNAELHSEIIRGYAKGVGYLPGQTFTPEKPDHAWNAVNIFGTWCLFDADWGARAVIEKQDTDENLQYTLEEFYFLTEPAHFIYSHFPVDPKWQLLERSITLEQFENMPCMRTPLFKYGLELVSHRTAVVHGHGEINIQLRYPENKPCVAFSFNMQFENGNKEYNGVKLNRYVMHENIECVASFRLRLPQNGSYFLNIYCKENSPANKDNVYEEVCEYKIVQEELAGKKPEPFPCSDRQWGPGFDFLRYGLETKQQELTVFTRDGKVELQFTVPKIIRFHAELKNNRSSGSELGGYCMYRIVENTAFVNITAPARGEYCLEIYANDPSTEGTSLVHVAQYMIECNEDVKAEPLPKLPGGYLGEKPKFIQLGLTTLSHQNPVIDLEKNSVEIRLTLAKDISLIAELIHAASNEVYSNCVFTQTQGSVVRIAVVMPNTGFYKLQLYCKPVADTSNQFAGVYNYLINCKKITQPVHPFPTQYEQWEEGCLLETPMYLHRDYGNEVLFRVAVPKATAVAVIAGDKWTHLQASQTGIWEGKVKLGSFYDKETEVTVNAKYSGGSKRYSTLLKYNN from the exons ATGGATGGCAACAATCGACTCATCCTTGGTCTCATCTGGACGACCATCCGTCTCTTTACGTTCCAGAATATAAAAACAGAAACG GAAGGTGCTGATAAGATCATTGACACAAAATCTGTCGCAAACGCTCTGCTGCTCTGGTGTCAGAGGAAAACAGCTGG GTATCCAAATGTGCAAGTAACCAATTTTACTAATAGCTGGAGTAACGGGCTCGCGTTCAACGCTCTGATACATGCACACAG GCCAGACTTAGTCGATTTTAAGAAGTTGGTTGCTGCAGACCACATTGGTAACCTTAACAATGCGTTCAATGTCGCTGGTAACGAGCTTGGCATTCGGAATATCCTCGATGCTGAAG ATGTGGACACGGAAGGACCAGACGAAAAATCCATTATGACATATGTAGCCTCATACTATCACTACTTTGTCAGGATGAAGAATAAAATGGTTAAGGACACGAACAATACCGAG TGTCAGGAACGGGCCGTACATCGAACGGGCAAGGGGATAATACACACGTCGGCCACACAGCATGAAAAGGCAGGTAACGCCCTGGTCAGCACCACGCCGACTAATGTGGAAAAAAG AAATATGGGTCAGAAGCCCCCGGCCCCTCCTTCGACCTTCAAGCTGAATTCTCTAAAGGCACCTCAGGCTGTCACCAATCAGCACAAGCCAGCACTGGAAAACATAGACAAACAGGTGCTCCACGCGGTGGACAACCACGCTATACAG GTATCCAAGAGTGAGCACAGCAACGTACGTGAGCTGATTTGGGACCTGATATATTCCAAGAACATCATCAACGAGCTTGAGAGAGTAAG AGTTATCTTCCGCTGGTTAGCTACAAAGAACCTGAAGGATATGTCGTTTACTGACGTACAGCCCGGTACTCCTGAGGAGGTGCTCATGGGATTGAAGACACGAAAGACCAAATACGCTAAGGTGTTCGATACCATGTGCAC AAATGCAGAACTGCACTCAGAAATAATCAGAGGTTACGCGAAGGGTGTCGGCTACCTTCCTGGTCAAACTTTCACGCCCGAAAAGCCCGACCACGCGTGGAACGCTGTGAATATTTTCGGTACATGGTGCCTCTTCGACGCAGACTGGGGAGCACGCGCTGTCATCGAAAAGCAGGACACGGATGAAAATTTACAATATACACTCGAAGAATTTTACTTTCTTACGGAGCCCGCACACTTTATATACTCCCATTTCCCGGTCGATCCGAAATGGCAGCTTCTGGAAAGATCA ATAACTCTTGAGCAATTTGAGAACATGCCATGTATGAGAACTCCGTTGTTCAAATATGGGCTAGAGCTCGTCAGTCACCGTACGGCGGTCGTGCATGGTCACGGAGAGATCAATATTCAACTGCGTTATCCCGAAAACAAACCATGTGTTGCCTTCAGCTTCAATATGCAG TTTGAGAACGGTAACAAGGAGTACAACGGTGTCAAGCTAAACCGCTATGTCATGCATGAGAATATCGAGTGTGTGGCTTCGTTCAGACTCCGCCTTCCCCAGAATGGCTCGTACTTTCTTAACATCTACTGCAAAGAGAACTCACCAGCCAACAAGGACAACGTTTACGAGGAA GTGTGCGAGTACAAGATAGTTCAGGAGGAGTTGGCGGGCAAAAAACCTGAGCCGTTCCCATGTTCCGACCGCCAGTGGGGCCCTGGGTTTGATTTCCTCAG GTATGGTCTGGAAACAAAACAGCAGGAGTTGACAGTTTTTACAAGGGATGGGAAGGTCGAGCTTCAGTTCACAGTCCCGAAGATCATAAGGTTCCACGCAGAGCTGAAAAACAATCGCAGCTCGGGCTCTGAGCTCGGAGGCTACTGTATGTACAGGATAGTAGAGAACACCGCTTTCGTCAATATTACCGCACCGGCACGCGGCGAATACTGCCTCGAGATATACGCGAACGATCCATCGACGGAAGGCACTAGCCTAGTCCACGTAGCACAGTATATGATCGAATGCAACGAAGACGTGAAAGCCGAACCTTTGCCAAAACTTCCAGGCGGCTATCTGGGCGAGAAGCCGAAATTTATCCAATTAGGCCTTACAACATTGAGCCATCAGAATCCAGTCATCGACCTCGAGAAAAACTCAGTTGAGATCCGATTAACCTTGGCCAAGGATATAAGTTTAATCGCGGAACTTATCCATGCCGCTTCCAATGAGGTGTACTCAAATTGTGTCTTTACTCAGACGCAAGGCTCGGTTGTTAGGATCGCGGTCGTGATGCCCAACACGGGCTTCTACAAGCTACAGCTCTATTGCAAACCCGTCGCCGATACGAGCAATCAGTTTGCTGGCGTGTACAATTACTTAATCAATTGCAAGAAGATTACCCAGCCGGTACACCCTTTCCCCACGCAGTACGAACAGTGGGAGGAAGGCTGCCTCCTGGAGACGCCAATGTACCTGCATCGAGATTACGGCAACGAAGTTCTGTTCAGGGTTGCCGTTCCAAAGGCGACGGCGGTCGCGGTTATCGCTGGTGACAAGTGGACGCACTTGCAGGCCTCGCAAACAGGCATCTGGGAGGGCAAGGTCAAACTCGGATCATTTTACGACAAAGAGACAGAGGTCACCGTAAATGCAAAATACAGTGGTGGTTCTAAACGTTACAGCACGTtgctaaaatataacaattaa